The proteins below are encoded in one region of Halalkalicoccus jeotgali B3:
- a CDS encoding SDR family oxidoreductase has product MDVLIAGSHGGVGQHITDLLADSEHTAHAMVRTESQVPEMEENYGVDVIVADLTEDVSHAVEGCDAVIFAAGSSGEDVKGVDRDGAVRLIDAAEEQGTDRFVMLSSINADRPEESPEALQPYLEAKLAADEHLEGSELAYTIVRPGELTDEPATGKVEAARRVERGKITRADVARTLVAALDVENTHGKTFELIEGDEPIESALETV; this is encoded by the coding sequence ATGGACGTACTCATCGCTGGTTCGCACGGCGGGGTCGGACAGCATATCACGGACCTGCTCGCCGACAGCGAGCACACCGCACACGCGATGGTCCGGACGGAGTCACAGGTCCCCGAGATGGAGGAGAACTACGGCGTCGACGTGATCGTCGCGGATCTGACTGAGGACGTCTCCCACGCCGTCGAGGGGTGTGACGCGGTGATCTTCGCGGCCGGATCGAGCGGCGAGGACGTCAAAGGTGTCGATCGCGACGGCGCGGTCCGGCTCATCGACGCGGCTGAAGAGCAGGGCACGGATCGGTTCGTCATGCTCAGTTCGATCAATGCCGATCGTCCCGAGGAGAGTCCCGAAGCGCTACAGCCGTATCTCGAGGCGAAACTCGCCGCGGACGAGCACCTCGAAGGAAGCGAGCTGGCCTACACGATCGTCCGACCGGGCGAGCTGACCGACGAGCCCGCAACCGGGAAGGTCGAGGCCGCTCGCCGGGTCGAGCGCGGGAAGATCACCCGCGCCGACGTCGCCCGGACGCTCGTCGCCGCACTCGATGTCGAGAACACCCACGGGAAGACCTTCGAGCTGATCGAGGGCGACGAACCGATCGAGAGCGCGCTCGAAACCGTCTGA
- a CDS encoding dicarboxylate/amino acid:cation symporter, with the protein MANSRMLKGWRRYRSVPIIYRIGAAFVLGSLAGLTIGEPMLALQPLGDLFVRLLSMIVVPIVIFTLLMGVRHLTPSSLGRVGGQVVGLYVVTSAIAVGIGLAVANAINPGQGLTLVEAEIDTQQTPSFTEVFLGIVPENPINAMASGDILAVLFFVLVFGLALAMLQEESENARVQNGVETFFDVAEAGSEALFKIVWGIMEYGVLGVFVLMAAVFAEAGISALSTFALLAATLILGVALHISIVYLGAIIALLTQQSPISFLAGIKEAMVTALSIASSSATLPISMSNAEDNLRVDEGIYGFSLPLGATINMDGTGMYQGIVAVFAANLVGVSLTLTEQITVVTIAVLASIGTAGVPSAGLILLTLVLTQLGLPLEVVGFIAGIDPLLDRLRTMTNVTGDLAVTTLVAHWNGAVDFDDGVWASSESGPAGVPGDD; encoded by the coding sequence ATGGCAAATAGTCGCATGCTGAAGGGGTGGCGCCGCTACCGGTCGGTGCCGATCATCTATCGGATCGGCGCGGCGTTCGTACTCGGCTCGCTGGCCGGTCTCACGATCGGGGAACCGATGTTGGCGCTCCAGCCACTCGGCGATCTGTTCGTGCGACTGTTGAGCATGATCGTCGTCCCGATCGTGATCTTCACGCTGTTGATGGGTGTTCGCCACCTCACGCCCTCCTCGCTGGGACGGGTCGGCGGGCAAGTCGTCGGGCTGTATGTCGTCACCTCGGCGATCGCCGTGGGGATCGGGCTGGCGGTCGCGAACGCCATCAACCCCGGTCAGGGGCTGACGTTGGTCGAAGCCGAGATCGACACACAACAGACGCCGAGTTTCACCGAAGTGTTCCTCGGGATCGTCCCCGAGAACCCGATCAACGCGATGGCGAGCGGCGACATTCTCGCCGTACTGTTCTTCGTTCTCGTCTTCGGGCTCGCGCTCGCGATGCTCCAGGAGGAAAGCGAGAATGCCCGCGTCCAGAACGGCGTCGAGACGTTCTTCGACGTGGCGGAGGCGGGTTCTGAGGCCCTGTTCAAGATCGTCTGGGGGATCATGGAGTACGGTGTGCTGGGCGTGTTTGTGCTGATGGCTGCCGTCTTCGCCGAGGCCGGTATCAGCGCGCTCTCGACGTTCGCGCTGCTTGCGGCCACGCTCATACTCGGGGTGGCACTTCACATCTCGATCGTGTATCTCGGGGCGATCATCGCCCTGCTCACCCAGCAGTCGCCGATCTCCTTTCTCGCCGGGATCAAGGAGGCGATGGTGACGGCGCTCTCGATCGCTTCCTCGAGCGCGACGCTGCCGATCTCGATGTCGAACGCCGAGGACAACCTCCGGGTCGACGAGGGGATCTACGGCTTCTCCCTGCCACTGGGTGCGACCATCAACATGGACGGCACCGGGATGTACCAGGGGATCGTCGCGGTCTTCGCGGCGAACCTCGTGGGCGTTTCACTCACGCTCACCGAACAGATCACCGTCGTCACCATCGCGGTGCTCGCGAGCATCGGCACCGCGGGCGTGCCGAGCGCCGGCCTGATCCTCCTGACGCTGGTGCTGACCCAGTTGGGTCTTCCCCTCGAAGTCGTGGGCTTCATCGCCGGTATCGACCCGCTACTCGACCGGCTCCGCACCATGACCAACGTCACCGGGGATCTGGCGGTGACGACGCTCGTCGCCCACTGGAACGGCGCGGTCGACTTCGACGACGGCGTCTGGGCCAGCAGCGAATCGGGTCCCGCGGGCGTCCCCGGCGACGACTGA
- a CDS encoding DUF5788 family protein — protein sequence MQEYERKQLLERIGKEGATIGARIPEEITVQGERVELRDFVFEIKRRTTVPEGEKERVEQAKRNLRKERIERLDRIEAGEISMAEGERLAESIIGIDRALEGLQQLGPANLEAEARAQEVADKKRWSRFMRQALGLDEDSTPNRR from the coding sequence GTGCAGGAGTATGAGCGAAAACAGCTGCTCGAACGGATCGGCAAGGAGGGCGCGACCATCGGCGCACGGATCCCAGAGGAGATCACCGTTCAGGGCGAACGCGTCGAACTCCGGGATTTCGTCTTCGAGATCAAGCGCCGCACGACGGTCCCCGAGGGCGAGAAAGAGCGCGTCGAGCAGGCAAAGCGTAACCTCCGCAAGGAGCGCATCGAGCGCCTCGATAGGATCGAGGCCGGCGAGATCAGCATGGCAGAGGGCGAACGCCTCGCCGAATCGATCATCGGGATCGACCGCGCGCTAGAGGGCCTCCAGCAACTGGGTCCCGCGAACCTCGAAGCCGAGGCGCGCGCACAGGAGGTCGCCGACAAGAAACGCTGGTCGCGCTTCATGCGCCAGGCGCTGGGGCTCGACGAGGACAGTACACCTAACAGGCGATAG
- the polX gene encoding DNA polymerase/3'-5' exonuclease PolX produces the protein MSRNAEIAALFEEYADLLEAQDVEYKPNTYRRAAESIREYPTAIEDLASKGQDAVEEIDGVGDAISSKVIEYVDTGAIEELEGERAKLPVAMDELTSVEGVGPKTVGTLYEALGVENLADLETVASAGEIQEIKGFGPKTEQNILSGLEFARKASERELLGDTRPLADDLLDYLRGHDGIERAEVAGSIRRWRETSGDVDVLAASDDLNGVIVAFTDWGRVERVIESGENKASVVANGIRVDLRVVVPEEFGSALQYFTGSKAHNIRFRNRALDRDLKVNEYGVFDVSDTNEEGQRAGERVAGRTEGEMYAALDLAWIPPELREDTGEIDAAAADALPDLIEEGDLRGELHTHTDWSDGTESIDEWIASAETFGHEYLCISDHATGPGMVGGVGLSDEDLREQAATIREAAADAAIEVFAGVEANIDSEGGLSVAEDVLEELDLVVASPHSGLDMDSEAATDRLVAAIEHPQTDILGHPTGRLLTRRPGLDPDLQRVAEAAADNGVALEINANPARLDLWGRAVKVAVEAGATVVINTDAHSPAEFENDRYGIHTARRGWAGPADVLNAWTASEVRAFVE, from the coding sequence ATGAGCCGCAACGCCGAGATCGCCGCCCTCTTCGAGGAGTACGCCGACCTCCTCGAAGCCCAGGACGTCGAATACAAGCCCAACACGTATCGCCGGGCCGCAGAGAGCATCCGGGAGTACCCGACTGCAATCGAAGACCTGGCGAGCAAGGGCCAGGACGCGGTCGAGGAGATCGACGGGGTTGGCGACGCCATCTCCTCGAAGGTCATCGAGTACGTCGACACCGGCGCGATCGAGGAGCTAGAAGGAGAGCGCGCGAAGCTCCCGGTGGCGATGGACGAACTCACGAGCGTCGAGGGCGTCGGGCCGAAGACGGTCGGCACGCTCTACGAGGCACTCGGCGTCGAGAACCTCGCGGATCTCGAAACAGTCGCGAGCGCTGGCGAGATTCAGGAGATCAAGGGGTTCGGGCCGAAAACCGAACAGAACATCCTCAGCGGGTTGGAGTTCGCCCGAAAGGCAAGCGAGCGCGAGTTACTGGGCGATACCCGCCCGCTGGCCGACGACCTGCTCGACTACCTCCGCGGCCACGACGGGATCGAGCGTGCGGAGGTCGCCGGGTCGATCCGTCGGTGGCGAGAGACCAGCGGTGACGTCGACGTGCTCGCCGCGAGCGACGATCTGAACGGAGTCATCGTGGCGTTTACCGACTGGGGACGGGTCGAGCGAGTCATCGAATCCGGCGAGAACAAGGCGAGCGTCGTCGCAAACGGGATTCGCGTCGACCTCCGAGTCGTCGTCCCCGAGGAGTTCGGCAGCGCATTGCAGTACTTCACGGGCAGCAAGGCCCACAACATCCGGTTTCGAAACCGTGCGCTGGATCGCGACCTGAAAGTCAACGAGTACGGCGTGTTCGACGTGAGCGACACCAACGAGGAGGGCCAGCGTGCTGGCGAGCGGGTCGCCGGCAGGACCGAAGGGGAGATGTATGCGGCGTTGGATCTCGCGTGGATCCCCCCAGAGCTCCGCGAAGACACCGGCGAGATCGACGCCGCCGCCGCGGACGCCCTCCCCGACCTGATCGAGGAGGGCGACCTCCGCGGGGAGCTACACACGCATACCGACTGGTCGGACGGGACCGAGTCGATCGACGAGTGGATCGCTTCTGCCGAGACGTTCGGCCACGAGTACCTCTGCATCTCGGATCACGCGACCGGGCCCGGGATGGTCGGCGGGGTCGGCCTCTCGGACGAGGACCTCCGCGAGCAGGCCGCAACGATCCGCGAGGCGGCCGCAGACGCGGCGATCGAGGTGTTCGCGGGCGTCGAGGCGAACATCGACTCGGAGGGCGGTCTGAGCGTCGCCGAGGACGTCCTCGAAGAGCTCGATCTCGTGGTCGCCTCGCCACACAGCGGGCTCGACATGGACTCCGAAGCCGCGACCGACCGGCTCGTCGCGGCCATCGAGCACCCGCAGACCGATATCCTCGGCCATCCGACCGGGCGGCTGCTCACCCGCCGGCCGGGCCTCGATCCGGACCTCCAGCGGGTCGCCGAGGCCGCCGCCGACAACGGGGTGGCCCTCGAAATCAACGCGAACCCCGCCCGCCTCGACCTCTGGGGCCGGGCGGTGAAGGTCGCCGTCGAGGCGGGCGCGACCGTCGTGATCAACACCGACGCACACAGCCCCGCTGAGTTCGAGAACGACCGATACGGGATTCACACCGCCCGACGGGGTTGGGCCGGGCCCGCGGACGTCCTGAACGCGTGGACGGCAAGCGAGGTCCGGGCGTTCGTCGAGTGA
- a CDS encoding Rieske (2Fe-2S) protein — MATTDEDFVQVATTADLDGEDQALVTTRGQAIALFRHEGEFYAVDNRCPHMGFPLAQGTVDDGVLTCHWHHARFELGCGSTFDPFADDLPTFPTEVRGEEIWVDPHPKRDDPPRERWLGRLEDGLENDLRLVLAKSVIGLDDADINYELPLERIATFGARYRDDGWGRGLTTMGAMANLLPALEPEDRRRALYTGAVSVANDASGHPPRFVQDPLSGDDHDPERLERWFRDCIEVRDRQGAERVLGTAIAHLPNERVVSMLVGAATDHRYLDTGHTVDFLNKAVETLNHVGWERADDLLPALVPQLASAERSEERSSWRQPVDLAALLSESFERLPARIGAGEREEWTPTERFDETLLSEDPREIVATLDEAIEAGASAADLADRVGVAAGVRIAQFGTGNEVRDWNTVHHTYTYANAVCGLARRTGGEECYKAVYDGAINVYLDRFLNTPPTPIPEPREVETDPETLLGDLLETFDEEGEVNRAGRFVADYLDSGGDPEELTRTLGGALLREDANFHTLQNVEAAFEQAERTGEKRLHLIATARYLAAHTPTRREREQTFTIATRLHRGEKLHESA; from the coding sequence ATGGCAACAACTGACGAGGATTTCGTACAGGTCGCGACCACAGCCGATCTCGACGGCGAGGACCAGGCTCTCGTCACGACGCGCGGCCAAGCGATCGCCCTGTTTCGCCACGAAGGGGAGTTCTACGCCGTCGACAACCGCTGTCCGCACATGGGATTTCCGCTGGCACAGGGCACCGTCGACGACGGCGTCCTCACCTGCCACTGGCACCACGCCCGGTTCGAACTCGGCTGTGGCAGCACGTTCGACCCCTTCGCCGACGACCTGCCGACCTTCCCGACCGAGGTTCGTGGCGAGGAGATCTGGGTCGACCCGCACCCGAAGCGCGACGATCCTCCGAGAGAGCGCTGGCTCGGTCGGTTGGAGGACGGGTTGGAGAACGACCTGCGATTGGTGCTCGCGAAATCCGTCATCGGGCTCGACGACGCCGATATCAACTATGAACTCCCCCTCGAACGTATCGCGACGTTCGGCGCGCGCTACCGGGACGACGGCTGGGGGCGCGGGCTCACGACGATGGGCGCGATGGCCAACCTCCTTCCGGCGCTCGAACCCGAGGACCGCCGCCGCGCGCTCTACACCGGCGCGGTCAGCGTCGCAAACGACGCGTCGGGCCACCCACCCCGATTCGTTCAGGACCCCCTTTCGGGGGACGACCACGACCCCGAGCGCCTCGAGCGCTGGTTTCGCGACTGCATCGAGGTCCGGGACCGACAGGGTGCAGAGCGGGTCCTCGGAACCGCGATCGCCCACCTTCCGAACGAGCGGGTCGTCTCGATGCTGGTGGGGGCGGCCACCGACCACCGGTATCTCGACACCGGACACACGGTGGACTTCCTCAACAAGGCCGTAGAAACGCTGAATCACGTCGGCTGGGAGCGTGCCGACGACCTGTTGCCGGCGCTCGTCCCCCAGTTGGCGAGCGCCGAGCGAAGCGAGGAACGCTCCTCGTGGCGCCAGCCGGTCGATCTCGCCGCGTTGCTTTCGGAATCCTTCGAGCGCCTCCCGGCGCGCATCGGGGCCGGCGAACGCGAGGAGTGGACGCCGACCGAACGGTTCGACGAAACGCTGCTCTCCGAGGACCCCCGGGAGATCGTCGCGACACTGGACGAGGCGATCGAAGCCGGCGCGAGTGCGGCGGACCTTGCCGACCGCGTCGGCGTGGCCGCCGGGGTTCGGATCGCGCAGTTCGGGACGGGCAACGAGGTCCGCGACTGGAACACGGTCCATCACACCTACACCTACGCGAACGCGGTCTGCGGGCTGGCCCGACGGACGGGCGGCGAAGAGTGTTATAAGGCGGTCTACGACGGCGCGATCAACGTGTATCTCGACCGATTTCTCAACACGCCGCCGACACCGATCCCCGAACCGCGGGAGGTCGAAACGGACCCCGAAACCCTCCTCGGGGACCTGCTCGAGACGTTCGACGAGGAGGGCGAGGTCAACAGGGCCGGACGGTTCGTCGCGGACTACCTCGATTCGGGCGGCGATCCCGAGGAACTAACCCGCACGCTCGGCGGGGCGTTGCTCCGCGAGGACGCGAACTTCCACACGCTCCAGAACGTCGAGGCCGCCTTCGAGCAGGCCGAGCGCACCGGCGAGAAACGCCTCCACCTGATCGCCACCGCCCGCTACCTCGCCGCCCACACCCCCACTCGCCGCGAGCGCGAGCAGACGTTTACGATCGCGACCCGCCTGCATCGTGGCGAGAAACTCCACGAGTCGGCCTGA
- a CDS encoding AMP-binding protein — MDSPDGGEIVHRPTEAFAAETNVAAFMERYDLDDYDELIERTTGEIEWFWDELVEYLGIDFYEPYDRVRDDSQGPQFTDWYPGGRLNVAHNTVDRHAAPGNETRNKIACIWEGEPGEVRQITYHDLYRRANQVANALEARGVETGDTVGLYMPMVPEVISILYGCFKVGAIAVPIFSGFGTDATATRIDDSECSVLFTGDGFYRRGSEIHLKASADEAIEEVGHVEHTIVYERLGSDYDRNERDETWADAIETESDEYETKSLPADGESMLLYSSGTTGKPKGIVHTHAGVGVQCPKEVHFGMDLKPADRFFWVSDIGWMMGPWTLIGTHTFGGTVMMYEGAPDHPEPDRFWEMIDRHSITQFGISPTAIRALRKHGDAHVERHDLSSLRILGSTGEPWDPESWQWFYEKVGGSEAPIINISGGTEICGCFLMPMPNQPLKPCTLGGPGLGMDIDIVNSRGESVADSHERGFLVARDSCPSMTKSLWEGDERYLAEYWSSFDDPPLWDHGDWAQKDAEGFWFLHGRADDALNVAGRKVGPAEVEGALMDHPSVNQAAAVGVPDETTGTAVVTYVILEAGIEETDALREELRAQVGEELGKPFRPREVLFVSEFPKTQSGKIIRRAVQASYTGEELGDMSSIENPEALDGLENAR; from the coding sequence ATGGATTCACCGGACGGTGGGGAGATCGTTCACCGGCCAACGGAGGCCTTTGCCGCGGAGACGAACGTCGCGGCGTTCATGGAGCGCTACGATCTCGACGACTACGACGAACTCATCGAGCGAACCACGGGCGAGATCGAGTGGTTCTGGGACGAACTGGTCGAGTACCTGGGCATCGACTTCTACGAGCCCTACGACCGCGTTCGTGACGACAGCCAAGGCCCGCAGTTCACCGACTGGTATCCCGGCGGGCGGCTCAACGTCGCGCATAACACGGTCGATCGCCACGCAGCCCCCGGCAACGAGACACGAAACAAGATCGCCTGCATCTGGGAGGGCGAACCCGGCGAGGTGCGCCAGATCACGTACCACGACCTGTACCGGCGGGCCAATCAGGTCGCGAACGCCCTCGAAGCACGGGGGGTCGAAACCGGTGATACGGTCGGACTCTACATGCCGATGGTCCCCGAAGTCATCTCCATTCTCTACGGCTGTTTCAAGGTCGGCGCGATCGCCGTTCCCATCTTCTCCGGGTTCGGAACCGACGCCACCGCGACGCGGATCGACGACTCCGAGTGTTCCGTCCTCTTTACTGGCGATGGGTTCTACCGTCGAGGGAGCGAGATCCATCTCAAGGCCTCCGCCGACGAGGCCATCGAGGAGGTGGGCCACGTCGAACACACGATCGTCTACGAACGACTCGGAAGCGACTACGACCGTAACGAGCGCGACGAGACGTGGGCTGACGCCATCGAAACCGAGTCCGACGAGTACGAGACGAAATCCCTGCCCGCGGATGGGGAGTCGATGTTGCTGTATTCGTCGGGCACGACGGGCAAACCGAAAGGGATCGTCCACACCCATGCGGGCGTCGGCGTCCAATGTCCGAAAGAGGTCCACTTCGGGATGGATCTCAAGCCTGCCGACCGCTTTTTCTGGGTTAGCGATATCGGTTGGATGATGGGGCCGTGGACGCTGATCGGGACCCATACCTTCGGCGGGACGGTAATGATGTACGAGGGCGCGCCCGACCACCCCGAACCCGATCGGTTCTGGGAGATGATCGACCGTCACTCGATCACGCAGTTCGGTATCTCGCCGACGGCGATCCGCGCGCTTCGCAAACACGGCGATGCACACGTCGAGCGCCACGACCTCTCGTCGCTGCGGATCCTCGGCTCGACCGGCGAGCCCTGGGACCCCGAGTCCTGGCAGTGGTTCTACGAGAAGGTCGGCGGGAGCGAGGCCCCGATCATCAACATCTCCGGCGGCACGGAGATCTGTGGCTGTTTCCTGATGCCGATGCCCAATCAGCCGCTGAAACCCTGTACGCTCGGTGGCCCCGGACTCGGAATGGACATCGACATCGTGAACTCCCGAGGGGAATCGGTCGCCGACTCCCACGAACGGGGCTTTCTGGTCGCGCGCGACTCGTGTCCCTCGATGACGAAATCCCTCTGGGAGGGCGACGAGCGCTATCTCGCGGAGTACTGGAGCTCCTTCGACGACCCGCCGCTGTGGGATCACGGCGACTGGGCACAGAAGGATGCCGAGGGCTTTTGGTTCCTTCACGGCCGGGCCGACGACGCGCTCAACGTCGCCGGGCGCAAGGTCGGCCCCGCCGAGGTCGAAGGTGCGCTGATGGACCACCCCTCGGTCAACCAGGCCGCCGCGGTGGGCGTCCCCGACGAGACCACCGGCACCGCGGTCGTCACCTACGTCATTCTGGAGGCCGGGATCGAGGAGACCGACGCTCTACGCGAGGAACTGCGCGCGCAGGTCGGCGAGGAACTGGGCAAGCCGTTTCGTCCGCGCGAGGTGCTGTTCGTTTCGGAGTTCCCGAAGACACAGAGCGGGAAGATCATCCGCCGGGCCGTGCAGGCGAGCTACACGGGCGAGGAACTCGGCGACATGAGCAGCATCGAGAACCCCGAGGCGTTAGACGGGCTGGAGAACGCGCGATAG
- a CDS encoding rhomboid family intramembrane serine protease, with translation MAQCDRCGAHENLPYRCGRCGGVFCASHRLPENHDCPGLQEWRDPDGVFDSGFDDGVNNPGGQERTVRDRVPFNTGTGGPLGYVRNNMTYVFLLLMWVTFSLQFVLLPLFGFGTNSALQVYLFVLDSNNITHVWTWVTSIFAHGSVGHIVMNSIVLYFFGPIVERKVGSRNFAALFLVSGVIAGLAQVGTALALGSFSAVVGASGAIMAILGVLTVLNPQLRVLLFFFIPMPLWLLTLGFAAVSIGVVGFGGVGAGGIAHLAHLAGLFVGLAYGEKLRREGERAPDQLRFGGGPGGPGGPGGPGGPGRGRF, from the coding sequence ATGGCGCAGTGTGATCGGTGTGGCGCACACGAGAACCTCCCCTACCGGTGTGGGCGCTGTGGCGGCGTCTTCTGTGCGAGCCACCGGCTGCCGGAGAACCACGACTGCCCCGGCCTCCAGGAGTGGCGCGACCCCGACGGGGTCTTCGACAGCGGGTTCGACGACGGCGTGAACAACCCCGGGGGACAGGAGAGGACGGTCCGCGACCGGGTGCCGTTCAACACCGGCACCGGCGGACCCCTCGGATACGTCCGCAACAACATGACCTACGTCTTCCTGTTGCTGATGTGGGTGACGTTCTCACTACAGTTCGTCCTCCTCCCGCTGTTCGGATTCGGAACCAACAGCGCCCTCCAGGTCTATCTGTTCGTCCTCGATTCGAACAACATTACTCACGTCTGGACGTGGGTCACCTCCATTTTCGCCCACGGTAGCGTCGGTCACATCGTGATGAACAGCATCGTCCTGTATTTCTTCGGGCCGATCGTCGAGCGGAAGGTCGGCAGCCGAAACTTCGCGGCGCTGTTTCTCGTAAGCGGCGTGATCGCCGGCCTCGCACAGGTCGGAACCGCGCTCGCGCTCGGCTCGTTCAGCGCCGTCGTCGGGGCCAGCGGTGCGATCATGGCCATCCTCGGTGTGCTCACCGTGCTGAACCCCCAGCTTCGGGTCCTGCTGTTTTTCTTCATCCCGATGCCGCTGTGGCTCCTGACGCTGGGCTTCGCCGCCGTCTCGATCGGTGTCGTCGGGTTCGGCGGCGTCGGCGCCGGCGGGATCGCCCATCTGGCCCACCTCGCGGGCCTGTTCGTCGGGCTGGCCTACGGCGAGAAGCTCCGCCGTGAAGGCGAGCGCGCGCCCGACCAACTCCGCTTTGGCGGCGGTCCCGGTGGTCCCGGCGGCCCGGGCGGTCCGGGCGGCCCCGGACGAGGGCGGTTCTGA
- the dnaJ gene encoding molecular chaperone DnaJ — MSEDFYDVLGVSRDADEDEINKAFRKKAAKYHPDVSDEPDAEEKFKQAKKAKEVLSDEQKRSAYDQMGHDRFEQAEKRGGFDGGAGGAGGFGGAGGFGGAGGAGGGLGDIFEQFFGGGSGSGGRRQGADLQTRLSVTLEEVYDGVEKEMTINRPENCPTCDGAGGENPETCPECNGRGQVTQVQQTPFGRMQQTQACPNCRGDGQIYEETCGECRGEGQVTRETTLSVEIPEGIRDGQTLRMEREGAPGERGGPNGDLLIEIRVEDHPDFERDGDDLKYRKPISFPEAVFGATIEVPTMEGTVEMDVPGGTQSGERFRLQGKGMPRLRRRGQGDLYVSIQIVTPEELNAEQREALEAFAAAGGEEIEVEQGFFEKIKSSL; from the coding sequence ATGAGCGAGGATTTCTACGACGTCCTCGGCGTGAGTCGAGACGCCGACGAGGACGAGATCAACAAGGCGTTCCGGAAGAAGGCCGCGAAGTACCACCCGGACGTCAGCGACGAACCGGACGCAGAGGAGAAGTTCAAACAGGCGAAGAAGGCCAAAGAGGTCCTCTCGGACGAACAGAAACGCTCCGCGTACGACCAGATGGGCCACGACCGCTTCGAACAGGCCGAAAAGCGCGGCGGGTTCGACGGTGGAGCCGGCGGTGCAGGTGGTTTCGGCGGGGCGGGCGGGTTCGGGGGGGCCGGCGGAGCCGGCGGCGGGCTGGGCGACATCTTCGAACAGTTCTTCGGCGGCGGGAGCGGGAGCGGCGGCCGCCGGCAGGGCGCGGACCTCCAAACGCGTCTCTCGGTCACGCTCGAAGAGGTCTACGATGGCGTCGAAAAGGAGATGACGATCAACCGCCCCGAGAACTGTCCGACCTGTGACGGCGCGGGCGGGGAGAACCCCGAGACCTGTCCCGAGTGCAACGGCCGTGGGCAGGTCACACAGGTCCAACAGACCCCCTTCGGGCGGATGCAACAGACCCAGGCCTGTCCGAACTGCCGGGGCGACGGTCAGATCTACGAGGAGACCTGCGGGGAGTGTCGCGGCGAGGGACAGGTCACCCGCGAGACCACCCTCTCGGTCGAGATCCCCGAGGGCATTCGCGACGGCCAGACGCTCCGGATGGAACGCGAGGGCGCGCCTGGCGAGCGGGGCGGTCCCAACGGCGACCTGCTGATCGAGATCCGGGTCGAAGACCACCCCGACTTCGAACGCGACGGCGACGATCTGAAGTATCGAAAACCCATCTCGTTCCCGGAGGCGGTCTTCGGGGCCACGATCGAGGTGCCGACCATGGAGGGCACCGTCGAAATGGACGTCCCGGGCGGCACCCAGAGCGGCGAGCGATTTCGACTCCAGGGTAAGGGGATGCCCCGACTTCGCCGTCGCGGTCAGGGCGATCTGTACGTCTCGATCCAGATCGTCACGCCCGAGGAACTGAACGCCGAGCAGCGAGAAGCCCTCGAAGCGTTCGCGGCGGCCGGCGGCGAGGAGATAGAAGTCGAGCAGGGCTTCTTCGAGAAGATCAAGAGCTCGCTGTAG
- a CDS encoding ZIP family metal transporter: protein MVLGELTVVVLAGLATALATGLGALPFFFVDDVNDRLNVGLWGFASGIMLSASVFGLVSEGLAAGGPTVLAVGLAVGVALVVVSDRVLSGTEIHPRRYEEASFKKLVLILGVLTVHSFPEGVAIGVSFADLPLGEGVEALGVTVPVLAVFITGAIAIQNVPEGIAVAIPLQGLGVPRWRIVWWAVFSSLPQPVGAALAYLFVQTAREFLAVGFGFAAGAMIYLVASELVPEARSIGRELPRNGTPELLAGLCCGVLLMLPLSFV, encoded by the coding sequence ATGGTGCTCGGGGAGCTGACCGTGGTCGTTCTCGCGGGCCTCGCGACCGCGCTTGCCACCGGCCTCGGGGCGCTCCCTTTCTTCTTCGTCGACGATGTGAACGACCGACTCAACGTCGGCCTCTGGGGGTTCGCCTCCGGAATCATGCTTTCCGCTTCGGTTTTCGGACTGGTGAGCGAGGGCCTCGCGGCGGGCGGGCCGACGGTCCTCGCGGTCGGGCTCGCCGTCGGGGTCGCGCTGGTCGTCGTGAGCGATCGCGTGCTCTCGGGAACCGAGATCCACCCCCGGCGGTACGAGGAGGCGAGCTTCAAGAAGCTCGTGCTCATCCTCGGCGTGCTCACCGTCCACAGCTTTCCGGAGGGCGTCGCCATCGGCGTCTCGTTTGCGGACCTCCCGCTCGGCGAGGGAGTCGAGGCGCTCGGGGTCACGGTGCCGGTGCTCGCGGTCTTTATCACCGGGGCGATCGCGATCCAGAACGTCCCCGAGGGGATCGCCGTCGCCATCCCGTTACAGGGCTTGGGCGTCCCGCGCTGGCGGATAGTCTGGTGGGCGGTGTTTTCGAGCCTGCCTCAGCCCGTCGGCGCGGCGCTAGCCTACCTGTTCGTCCAGACAGCCCGCGAGTTTCTCGCCGTCGGTTTCGGCTTCGCCGCGGGTGCGATGATCTACCTCGTCGCCTCCGAACTCGTCCCCGAGGCCCGCTCGATCGGACGGGAGCTACCGCGAAACGGGACTCCGGAACTCCTCGCCGGACTCTGCTGTGGCGTACTCTTGATGCTGCCCCTGTCGTTCGTCTGA